The following are from one region of the Nicotiana tomentosiformis chromosome 7, ASM39032v3, whole genome shotgun sequence genome:
- the LOC138895869 gene encoding uncharacterized protein encodes MRDVIQLLTRLVAAQSRRQEVGIGHANRVISARVRDFINLDPPVFTRADPNEDPQVFIDRMQRTLRVMKDTTIESIELASYRLQDVAVNWYESWELSRGEDAPQAIWQEFTKTFRRHYLPPEFRRARVDRFLTLWQGNMSVREYNLQFDCLPRYAPTIVDKMEDRVHRFVMGLKTHLLNNCMSVSLQPGMDISRIQAHGQGVKERKQKQRADHEHDRGQSKRARSSGPSGEFRGGQRK; translated from the coding sequence atgagagatgttattcagctattgactcgattagtagccgcacaaTCTCGACGTCaggaggtaggtattggtcatgcaaaCAGGGtcatcagtgcgagggttcgtgatttcattaatttggaccctccggtattcactagagcagatccaaacgaggaccctcaggtatttatcgataggatgcagagaactttgagggtaatgaaggacACTACGATTGAGTCaattgagctagcttcctatagacttcaggatgttgcagttaattggtatgagtcttgggagttgtccagaggtgaggatgctcCTCAAGCaatatggcaggagtttacaaaGACTTTTCGtcgtcattatctgccaccagaatttagacgggccagagttgatagatTCTTGACCCTttggcagggtaatatgagtgttcgggagtacaaccttcagtttgattgtttgcctaggtatgctcccactattgtagataagatggaggatcgggttcaccggttcgtgatggggttgaaGACGCACCTCCTTAAcaactgtatgtcggtctcacttcagccaggcatggatatttctcgtattcaggcacaCGGTCAGGGTGTaaaggagcgtaagcagaagcagagggccgatcatgagcatgataggggccagagtaagagagcgagatcttcaggtccttctggtgagtttcgaggtggtcagagaaAATAA
- the LOC138895870 gene encoding uncharacterized protein, whose translation MCDIFGGKKDKGVSNTQQETLVISLNILDFKIKRVLMDLGSSTNIIQWRVLEQAKLIRSIILATKLLGGFNVASVTTRGEILLPTNVKGVMKKTLFEVVDNDMGYNIILERPWLHEMKGVPSIYHQLLKFPTPERDKQIIGDQPITREMNAISVSNSKGKENAT comes from the coding sequence aTGTGTGACATTTTTGGCGGCAAAAAAGACAAAGGTGTCAGTAACACACAGCAAGAGACTCTGGTAATCTCTCtaaatatcttagattttaaaattaaacgtgttctgATGGACCTAGGAAGTTCGACCAATATTATCCAGTGGAGAGTGTTGGAGCAAGCTAAGCTCATCAGAAGTATCATTTTGGCCACAAAACTTCTCGGCGGGTTCAATGtggcaagcgtgacaacccggggagagatcctgctgcccacgAATGTCAAGGGGGTGATGAAGAAGACCCTTTTCGAGGTAGTGGACAACGATATGGGTTACAATATCATCCTGGAgagaccatggttgcacgagatgaagggTGTGCCATCAATATATCATCAGTTACTGAAGTTCCCAACTCCCGAGAGAGATAAACAAATAATAGGTGACCAACCGAtaacaagggagatgaatgcaatatcTGTTTCcaatagcaaagggaaggagaaTGCGACATAG
- the LOC138895871 gene encoding uncharacterized protein produces MPKYDGTLDPQENITTYTMVVKGNDLAPHEIESVLLMKFGETLTKGALTWYSIFPEHSIDSFEMLADSFIKAPAGARKVQAQNSDIFRIAQRESKLLREFVTRFQKERMLVLVIPDEWAAEAFTKGLNPRSSDASRKLKESLFEFQATTWADVHNRYDSKIRIEDDQLSFPVSAKGWDREKNKEKSKDDF; encoded by the coding sequence ATgccgaagtatgatgggactttaGATCCTCAAGAGaacatcaccacctatacaatggTGGTAAAGGGGAATgatttagctccccacgagatTGAATCAGTCTTACTGATGAAATTCGGGGAGACTCTTACGAAGGGagccctgacatggtattcaATTTTTCCCGAGCactccatagattcctttgagatgctcgcggactctttcatcaaggcccctgccggggccagaaaggtacaAGCTCAAAAttccgacatattcaggattgcacaaAGAGAATCCAAGTTGTTGCGGGAGTTTGTGACTAgattccagaaggaaaggatgttggtACTGGTCATACCGgacgaatgggcagctgaagcattcaccaagggtttgaatccgagaagttccgaCGCTTCtcgaaaattgaaagaaagtttgttcgagttccaggcaacaacttgggcagatgttcacaaccggtacgacTCAAAGATAAGGATTGAGGATGATCAGCTCAGTTTCCCGGTGTCGGCTAAGGGTTGGGACCGtgagaagaataaagagaaatcaaaAGATGATTTCTAG